From the genome of Gopherus evgoodei ecotype Sinaloan lineage chromosome 5, rGopEvg1_v1.p, whole genome shotgun sequence, one region includes:
- the MFHAS1 gene encoding malignant fibrous histiocytoma-amplified sequence 1, translated as MAEPEPPAAARRWRDAALRARKLRSNLRQLSLGPREEPEPAGPPALRRPPLPAGPGEPAALSLSGRGLEELPEGLGAALGGLRVLSLRRNRLARLPAALRHLGRLAELDLSHNRLGGLGDGEALAPLRELRKLSLSHNQLGAEGAALPGRLGALRQLEELDLSFNRLRRLPEALGRLQRLRSLDVDHNELPAFPAPLLELGALEELDCSGNRQLRVLPEGIAALRCLKILWLSGTGLGSLPEGLCQLGALESLMLDGNQLRVLPAGFGRLQRLKMLNLSSNLLGEFPEAVLALPSLEELYLSRNQLTLLPTRLCQLHQLRTLWLDNNRIRYLPDSVVQLHSLEELVLQGNQIAILPEGFGQLSRVTLWKIKDNPLIQPPYEVCMKGIPYIAAYQQELAHSQPALRPRLKLVLMGLKNAGKTLLRRCLMEEERQRDSSLAAAGKDAGRTQQQQDITLVPTPEGVGKIQLGHSSITEPRDALSSKDSSLGYASIEQQDSLLSPSLKVAGKIKLEHQDVCLFPSPKVNGEAQIRHFSMLLERDAPLTTLVAGLPGTSQGIEVTDWTADVEKGLTFIVYELAGDPSYDVIQSFFLSPGALYVLVVNLSAYTPHCFYSAVGYFLHWLGAKVPHAVVCMVGTHADLCAERELEEKCLDIHHQIALQEKRDAEGLQSLAQQVDDALGQDFDLRCSSPHAVFYGVSDKNLRRKKAQFQYLLNHRPQILSPVLAISCQDHYQVRRLRDKLLSVAEHRDIFPNLHRVLPKSWQVLEELHFQPQAQQLWLSWWDSARLGLQAGLTEDRLQSALSYLHESGKLLYFEEHLTLREYVFHNLPRLIDILNVFCQQDTTVLLQKLLSDTHVDELRTTQLHHYVEGFLLHGLLPAHVIRLLLKPHIQSREDLQLILELLEKMGLCYCINKPKCKPLNGATAWYKFPCYVKNEVPHAEAWINGTNLSGQSLVIEQLQIEYTFPFIFPPGLFARYSVQINSHVVQRSDGKYQIYAYRGKVPVVVSYRPARSTLQPDTLSIASHASLPNIWTAWQAITPLVEELNVLLQEWPGLYYTVHILCSKCLKRGSLNPYAFPVYAEPGSAKPAEEAAAMAEW; from the coding sequence ATGGCCGAGCCCGAGCCCCCCGCGGCGGCCCGGCGCTGGCGAGACGCCGCCCTGCGCGCACGGAAGCTGCGGAGCAATCTGCGGCAGCTGAGCCTGGGCCCCCGCGAGGAGCCGGAGCCCGCCGGGCCGCCCGCGCTTCGCCGCCCGCCGCTGCCCGCTGGGCCGGGCGAGCCGGCGGCGCTGAGCCTGAGCGGGCGCGGCCTGGAGGAGCTGCCCGAGGGGCTGGGCGCCGCGCTGGGCGGCCTGCGCGTCCTCAGCCTGCGCAGGAACCGCCTGGCCCGGCTTCCCGCCGCGCTGCGCCACCTGGGCCGCCTGGCCGAGCTGGACCTCAGCCACAACCGGCTGGGCGGCCTGGGGGACGGCGAGGCGCTGGCGCCGCTGCGGGAGCTGCGCAAGCTGAGCCTGAGCCACAACCAGCTGGGCGCGGAGGGCGCGGCGCTGCCCGGGCGGCTGGGCGCGCTGCGGCAGCTGGAGGAGCTGGACCTGAGCTTCAACCGCCTGCGCCGCCTGCCCGAGGCGCTGGGCCGCCTGCAGCGGCTGCGCTCGCTGGACGTGGACCACAACGAGCTGCCCGCCTTCCCGGCgccgctgctggagctgggcgcgCTGGAGGAGCTGGACTGCTCTGGCAACCGGCAGCTGCGCGTCCTGCCCGAGGGCATTGCTGCCTTGCGCTGCCTTAAGATCCTGTGGCTGAGTGGCACGGGGCTGGGCAGCCTGCCCGAGGGGCTGTGCCAGCTGGGCGCCCTGGAAAGCCTCATGCTGGATGGGAACCAACTGCGGGTGCTGCCTGCCGGCTTCGGCCGCCTTCAGCGCCTCAAGATGCTGAACCTCTCCTCCAACCTGCTGGGCGAGTTCCCCGAGGCCGTGcttgccctgcccagcctggaggaGCTCTACCTGAGCCGCAACCAGCTCACCCTACTGCCCACCCGGCTCTGCCAGCTGCACCAGCTCCGTACCCTCTGGCTGGACAACAACCGCATCCGCTACCTGCCCGACTCTGTCGTTCAGCTCCACAGCCTGGAGGAACTCGTGCTGCAGGGCAACCAGATCGCCATCCTGCCCGAGGGCTTTGGGCAGCTCTCCCGGGTCACACTCTGGAAGATCAAGGACAACCCACTCATCCAGCCCCCTTACGAGGTTTGCATGAAGGGCATCCCCTACATTGCCGCTTACCAGCAGGAGTTGGCGCACTCCCAGCCTGCTCTCAGGCCCCGGCTCAAGCTGGTCCTCATGGGCCTGAAGAATGCTGGCAAGACCTTGCTGAGAAGGTGCCtgatggaggaggagaggcagagagactcttccctggctgcagctggcAAAGATGCTGGGAGAACCCAGCAGCAACAAGACATCACTCTGGTCCCAACTCCCGAAGGTGTTGGGAAAATACAGCTAGGACATAGCTCCATTACTGAGCCCCGAGATGCTTTGTCTTCAAAAGACTCCTCTCTAGGATATGCCTCCATTGAGCAGCAGGACTCGCTGCTGTCTCCGTCCCTTAAAGTTGCTGGGAAAATCAAGTTAGAGCACCAGGATGTCTGCCTGTTTCCATCCCCAAAAGTTAATGGGGAAGCCCAGATAAGACACTTCTCCATGCTGCTGGAGCGAGACGCCCCCTTGACAACCTTGGTAGCAGGACTTCCAGGCACCAGCCAGGGCATCGAGGTGACGGACTGGACAGCAGATGTAGAGAAGGGTCTGACCTTCATTGTGTATGAGCTGGCAGGTGACCCTAGCTATGATGTGATCCAATCCTTCTTCCTTTCGCCGGGAGCCCTGTATGTGCTGGTGGTGAACCTGAGTGCCTACACGCCACATTGCTTCTACTCTGCAGTGGGCTACTTCCTGCACTGGCTAGGTGCCAAAGTGCCCCATGCTGTAGTGTGCATGGTGGGCACCCATGCTGACCTGTGTGCTGAGCGGGAATTGGAGGAAAAGTGCCTGGACATCCACCACCAAATTGCCCTGCAGGAGAAGCGGGATGCAGAGGGACTCCAGAGTTTGGCCCAGCAGGTGGACGATGCCCTGGGACAGGACTTTGACCTGCGTTGCTCCAGCCCCCACGCTGTCTTCTATGGGGTTTCAGACAAGAACCTGCGGCGCAAGAAGGCCCAGTTCCAGTATCTGCTCAACCACCGGCCGCAGATCCTCTCGCCGGTGCTCGCCATCAGCTGCCAGGACCACTACCAGGTGCGCCGCCTGCGGGACAAGCTTCTGTCAGTAGCTGAGCACCGGGACATCTTCCCAAACCTGCATCGGGTGCTACCCAAGTCCTGGCAGGTGCTGGAAGAGCTGCACTTCCAGCCGCAGGCTCAGCAACTGTGGCTCAGCTGGTGGGATTCAGCACGGCTGGGCTTGCAGGCGGGCCTGACCGAGGACCGACTCCAGAGCGCCCTGTCCTATCTGCATGAAAGTGGCAAGCTGCTGTACTTTGAGGAGCATTTGACTCTGCGGGAGTATGTATTCCACAATCTGCCCAGGCTCATTGACATCCTCAATGTCTTCTGCCAGCAGGACACCACAGTGCTGCTCCAGAAACTGCTCAGTGACACCCATGTAGATGAACTGAGAACCACCCAGCTCCACCACTACGTGGAAGGATTCCTGCTGCATGGGCTCCTTCCTGCCCATGTTATCCGCCTGCTTCTTAAGCCCCATATTCAGAGCCGGGAGGACCTGCAGCTTATCCTGGAGCTGCTGGAGAAAATGGGGCTCTGCTACTGCATCAATAAGCCCAAATGCAAGCCCCTCAATGGGGCCACTGCCTGGTACAAGTTCCCCTGCTATGTGAAGAATGAGGTGCCCCATGCAGAGGCGTGGATTAATGGTACAAACCTGAGTGGACAGTCTCTTGTCATTGAACAGTTACAGATTGAATACACCTTCCCCTTCATTTTCCCTCCTGGGTTATTTGCACGCTACAGTGTCCAGATTAACAGTCATGTGGTTCAGCGGTCTGATGGCAAATACCAGATTTATGCCTACAGGGGGAAAGTACCTGTGGTGGTGAGTTACAGGCCTGCTCGGAGCACTCTGCAACCAGATACTCTGTCTATTGCTAGTCACGCATCTCTACCAAATATATGGACAGCCTGGCAAGCTATTACTCCCTTAGTGGAAGAACTGAATGTACTGCTTCAAGAGTGGCCAGGTCTCTACTACACTGTGCACATCCTCTGCTCCAAGTGCCTTAAAAGGGGATCGCTGAACCCATACGCTTTTCCAG